One part of the Coffea eugenioides isolate CCC68of chromosome 10, Ceug_1.0, whole genome shotgun sequence genome encodes these proteins:
- the LOC113748786 gene encoding pentatricopeptide repeat-containing protein At5g27460 — translation MAVRLRLFAPSRVANEVIWRLWRHFSSETISRLSTESFNKAHKIDKDGGGGGGCLKTRILKLVYPRRSATAVLQNWVEEGRGRVSVSELRCISRLLLKRQRFKHALEIFTWMEAKERSRMSAADHAMRLELTIKVHTVGEAEEYFEILPDTVSKKAACLPLLHSYVKERSTEKAEAFMQKMNSLGLIVNPHPFNEMMKLYIATSQHKKVLAVIVQMKQNRIPRNVLSYNLWMNACAELSGVGSAEDVYKEMIHDKNVVIGWSSLSTLANIYQKSGAVNKAFWALREAENKLSSRNRLGYLFLSTIYTSLNRKDEVVRLWKASKGVKGRITCANYMCILSCLVKLGDIKEAENIFLEWESQCRTFDIRVPNILLGAYMRNGMMKKAESLFIRSLNRGGCPNYKTWEIFTEGWVRSNEMDKAIDTMRRCLSTLEDCDWRPSASIVVAIAEYFEKKGKIEDAKQYLGVIRSLGLASLPVYKSLLRMHAYSQRPTEYILELMHKDGIELDYEASALVHEFNI, via the exons ATGGCAGTTCGTCTGCGGCTTTTTGCTCCAAGCAG AGTAGCAAATGAAGTGATTTGGAGGTTGTGGAGGCATTTCTCATCAGAAACAATTTCTAGACTCAGTACGGAGTCATTTAACAAGGCCCACAAGATTGATAAagatggtggtggtggtggtggttgcCTCAAAACTCGTATTTTAAAGCTTGTGTACCCACGGCGGAGCGCCACTGCCGTGCTGCAGAATTGGGTTGAGGAAGGCCGCGGACGGGTCTCAGTCTCTGAGCTCCGTTGCATATCCAGGCTACTGCTGAAACGGCAGCGTTTCAAGCACGCCCTGGAG ATATTCACATGGATGGAGGCTAAAGAAAGATCTCGAATGTCTGCTGCTGATCATGCAATGAGGTTGGAATTGACAATTAAAGTGCACACTGTAGGGGAAGCTGAAgagtattttgaaattttgccTGACACTGTTTCTAAGAAAGCCGCTTGTCTCCCTCTGCTTCACTCTTATGTTAAAGAAAGGTCCACTGAGAAGGCTGAGGCTTTCATGCAGAAGATGAACAGCTTGGGGCTAATTGTAAACCCTCATCCATTTAACGAGATGATGAAGCTTTACATAGCAACATCTCAACATAAGAAAGTGCTCGCTGTCATAGTGCAGATGAAACAAAATCGAATACCAAGAAATGTCCTATCGTACAACCTTTGGATGAATGCGTGTGCAGAGCTGTCGGGTGTTGGATCAGCTGAGGATGTTTACAAAGAAATGATTCATGACAAAAATGTTGTGATAGGATGGAGCTCTTTATCTACTTTGGCAAATATTTACCAAAAATCAGGAGCAGTTAACAAGGCTTTTTGGGCACTGAGAGAGGCAGAAAATAAACTATCTAGCCGTAATCGCCTTGGTTATCTATTTTTGTCAACAATTTATACCTCTTTGAATAGGAAGGATGAAGTTGTGCGGCTTTGGAAAGCTAGCAAAGGGGTAAAGGGCAGAATCACATGTGCGAACTACATGTGCATCTTGTCATGTTTGGTGAAGCTTGGTGACATTAAAGAAGCAGAAAATATATTTCTTGAGTGGGAGTCACAGTGTCGGACATTTGATATTAGGGTGCCAAACATTCTTCTAGGCGCATACATGAGGAATGGCATGATGAAGAAAGCTGAATCATTATTTATCCGTTCATTGAACAGAGGTGGATGTCCAAATTATAAAACTTGGGAGATATTCACAGAGGGATGGGTAAGGAGCAATGAAATGGATAAAGCTATAGATACAATGAGAAGATGCCTTTCTACGTTGGAAGATTGTGATTGGAGACCATCAGCTAGTATTGTGGTGGCAATTGCAGAGTACTTTGAGAAGAAGGGAAAGATTGAAGACGCAAAGCAGTATCTTGGAGTCATCAGAAGTTTGGGCCTTGCTAGTTTGCCAGTCTATAAATCATTGCTAAGAATGCATGCCTACTCACAAAGACCCACTGAATACATCCTTGAACTTATGCACAAGGATGGAATTGAATTGGACTATGAGGCTTCTGCACTTGTTCATGAATTCAATATATGA
- the LOC113749000 gene encoding purine permease 3-like, which yields MEAQLISNPTRKLLLMVSIILLTVGACGGPLIMRLYFLHGGKRIWLTGWLQTAAWPLILIPLVASYCNRRKKHEGGSHTKLVLIDLRTLISGVIIGCLVGLSNHLYSFGVGHLPVSTNSLILATSLVFTAFSAFILVGQKFNAYTVNAIVLLTLGSVVLAIHAGSERPKGEKNKMYILGFILTLAAAALSGFLLPLIELTYMKAKQAISYTLVMEFQLVLCISATVFSTVGMLVNNDFKEISQEAREYQLGETKYYLVLVWCAIIWQCFTVGFTGIIFCASSLLSGIMLAALLPITEVLAVIFYHEKFQAEKGIALALSLWGFISHFYGVIKHGKKQQIPEAEMPSGTAP from the exons ATGGAAGCTCAACTCATTAGCAACCCTACGAGAAAATTACTGCTTATGGTAAGCATCATTTTACTAACCGTCGGGGCATGCGGCGGTCCGTTGATCATGCGTCTCTATTTCCTCCATGGAGGCAAAAGAATATGGTTAACAGGGTGGCTACAAACTGCAGCATGGCCTCTCATTCTCATCCCACTTGTAGCTTCGTATTGCAATCGTCGCAAGAAACACGAAGGAGGCTCCCACACCAAACTAGTCCTAATCGATCTTCGGACGCTCATATCAGGAGTAATCATCGGTTGCCTAGTCGGCTTATCCAATCACTTGTATTCCTTTGGCGTCGGGCACTTGCCCGTGTCAACCAACTCCCTCATCCTTGCGACTTCGCTAGTTTTCACCGCATTTTCAGCTTTCATTCTCGTCGGCCAAAAGTTTAATGCGTATACGGTAAACGCCATAGTGCTGTTGACACTGGGATCAGTGGTTTTGGCAATTCATGCTGGGAGTGAAAGACCAAAGGGTGAGAAAAATAAGATGTATATTCTGGGGTTCATTTTGACACTTGCAGCTGCAGCCTTGTCTGGGTTTCTTCTACCTTTGATTGAATTGACGTACATGAAGGCCAAGCAGGCAATCAGCTACACCTTGGTGATGGAGTTTCAGTTGGTGCTGTGCATTTCTGCCACGGTTTTCTCAACTGTCGGGATGCTAGTCAACAATGACTTCAAG GAAATTTCCCAAGAGGCAAGAGAATATCAACTGGGAGAAACAAAATATTACTTGGTCCTAGTTTGGTGTGCCATTATTTGGCAATGTTTCACCGTGGGATTCACTGGAATAATCTTCTGCGCTTCATCTTTGTTGTCCGGAATCATGCTCGCCGCTTTACTTCCAATCACAGAAGTATTAGCCGTCATTTTCTACCATGAAAAGTTCCAAGCAGAGAAGGGCATCGCTCTTGCCCTCTCTCTTTGGGGTTTTATTTCGCACTTTTATGGTGTTATCAAGCATGGCAAGAAGCAGCAAATTCCAGAAGCAGAGATGCCTTCAGGCACTGCTCCCTGA
- the LOC113748999 gene encoding chaperone protein dnaJ 1, mitochondrial isoform X1, translated as MGRWKPLGSSAHSILKNFWFRSSNFLECSAGKRPLQVAFPALDHRRYLCSCRILLYPADFVPKGLLLSKRFIHATGPSNSTERDYYEILGVSRNATKEEIKKAFHALAKKYHPDANKKNPSAKRKFQEIRDAYEILQDPEKRAQYDRISEYGRTGEDVNYSSGDADGFRFTYGTQFSDSFYDVFAEIFKDQAKFHTKDIQVELSLSFSEAAKGCTKHLSFDADVPCDACNGHGYPPNAKRKICHNCQGSGMQTFLRFTETCSMCKGSGVIFKEFCRACQGSGAVEGVKHVKVSIPAGVDTGDTIHVENAGNAGRHGLEPGSLFIKLKVTEDPLFARDGADIYVDSNISFTQAILGGNVEVPTLSGKTKVQIPKGVQPGQLLRLRGKGLPKSGFFVDHGDQYVRFRVNFPVVLNERQRAILEEFANEEISSEHNTSGEGSWWQQMLGHVLAPKYVLEFSALVLILLLVKKILG; from the exons ATGGGCAGATGGAAGCCGCTTGGTTCGTCAGCAcattcaattttgaagaatttttgg TTTCGGAGTTCAAATTTTCTAGAATGTTCAGCTGGAAAGAGGCCATTGCAAGTGGCATTTCCGGCCTTGGATCACCGCCGAT ATTTGTGCAGTTGCAGGATTTTATTGTACCCTGCTGATTTTGTTCCTAAAGGGCTATTATTGTCCAAGCGCTTCATTCATGCCACAG GACCTTCCAATTCCACGGAAAGAGATTACTATGAAATTCTTGGGGTCTCTAGAAATGCCACCAAAGAGGAGATTAAGAAGGCTTTTCATGCT CTTGCGAAGAAGTACCATCCAGATGCGAATAAGAAAAATCCTTCTGCAAAGAGGAAATTTCAAGAGATAAGAGATGCTTATGAG ATTTTACAAGATCCAGAAAAGAGAGCCCAATATGACAGG ATCAGTGAATATGGCAGGACTGGAGAAGATGTGAACTATTCTTCTGGGGATGCGGATGGGTTTAGATTTACCTATGGAACTCAATTTTCTGATTCATTTTATGATGTTTTTGCTGAG ATATTCAAAGATCAAGCAAAATTTCATACCAAGGATATCCAG GTGGAGCTTTCACTCTCTTTTTCTGAAGCTGCTAAAGGATGCACCAAGCATTTATCTTTTGATGCGGATGTCCCCTGTGATGCTTGCA ATGGGCATGGCTATCCACCAAATGCAAAGCGAAAAATTTGCCATAATTGTCAAGGCAGTGGGATG CAAACATTTCTTCGCTTCACTGAAACGTGCAGTATGTGTAAAGGATCTGGTGTAATATTTAAG GAATTTTGCAGGGCATGCCAAGGATCAGGTGCAGTTGAAGGAGTGAAGCATGTTAAAGTGTCAATTCCGGCAG GTGTGGACACTGGGGATACAATTCATGTTGAAAATGCTGGCAATGCTGGCAGACATGGACTCGAACCAGGCAGCCTGTTCATAAAGCTTAAG GTCACTGAAGATCCTCTTTTTGCCAGAGATGGGGCTGATATATATGTAGATAGTAATATAAGCTTTACACAA GCTATCCTTGGTGGAAATGTGGAAGTGCCAACTCTGTCTGGGAAGACGAAAGTGCAA ATTCCCAAGGGTGTTCAACCTGGGCAGCTTCTGAGACTAAGAGGCAAAG GGTTGCCAAAGAGTGGCTTTTTTGTAGATCATGGGGATCAGTACGTACGGTTTCGCGTAAACTTTCCAGT AGTCTTAAATGAACGACAACGTGCAATACTAGAAGAATTTGCCAATGAGGAAATTTCCAGTGAGCATAACACGTCTGGTGAAGGAAGTTG GTGGCAGCAAATGCTCGGTCATGTTTTGGCCCCCAAATATGTGCTTGAGTTCTCCGCGTTGGTGTTAATCCTTCTGTTGGTGAAGAAGATTTTGGGATGA
- the LOC113749787 gene encoding phosphoribosylaminoimidazole-succinocarboxamide synthase, chloroplastic-like gives MAQNCIGGALSPSKTLTPKCIPINNPNPSSLSSSSLRKLILTKSKKCLSLSVCISASMSSSQQHQPPLSLEALKTGEHRNKVLNAIQSSLNNCLSETHLDLTVPGLKSKTRGKVRDIYDEGNYLVLVTTDRQSAFDRVLASIPFKGLVLNETSLWWFNKTQHIVPNAVVSAPDKNVTIAKKCSVFPVEFVVRGYVTGSTDTSLWTVYKKGVRNYCGNVLPDGMVKNQKLPENILTPTTKAADHDVPVTPDEIIQRGLMSRADYEEASKRALQLFEYGQRVAMKHGLILVDTKYEFGIAPDGTVLLVDEVHTPDSSRYWIGHSYQERFWNGLEPENVDKEFLRLWFNDHCNPYKDEVLPDAPEELVSELAWRYIFLFETITNSSFEIPTTKEPIHDRITQNVSQALKSLL, from the exons ATGGCCCAGAATTGTATAGGAGGAGCTCTGAGCCCTTCCAAAACCCTTACGCCAAAATGCATACCAATCAACAATCCAAACCCTTCATCCCTCTCGTCATCTTCTTTGCGTAAATTGATACTAACAAAATCCAAGAAGTGCCTTTCTCTGTCAGTTTGTATCTCTGCATCAATGTCATCAAGCCAGCAGCACCAACCGCCACTTTCTCTTGAGGCCTTGAAAACCGGTGAACACAGAAATAAAGTCTTGAATGCTATCCAGAGCTCATTGAACAATTGTTTATCTGAAACCCATCTTGATTTAACCGTTCCTGGTCTTAAATCCAAAACCAGAGGCAAG GTCAGGGACATTTATGATGAAGGAAATTATCTTGTGCTGGTAACAACAGATCGGCAAAGTGCATTTGACAGAGTTCTTGCTTCAATTCCCTTCAAGGGGCTG GTGCTTAATGAGACAAGCTTGTGGTGGTTTAATAAAACTCAGCACATTGTTCCAAATGCAGTTGTATCTGCACCAGACAAGAATGTGACCATCGCAAAGAAATGTTCAGTATTTCCTGTTGAATTTGTTG ttaGGGGTTATGTGACTGGAAGCACTGATACATCATTGTGGACTGTCTACAAAAAAGGAGTTCGGAATTACTGTGGCAATGTACTTCCTGATG GAATGGTGAAAAACCAAAAGCTACCAGAAAATATTCTCACACCAACTACTAAAGCTGCAGATCATGATGTTCCTGTAACTCCGGATGAG ATAATTCAACGTGGTTTAATGTCTAGAGCAGATTACGAGGAAGCAAGTAAGAGGGCACTACAGTTATTTGAATATGGTCAG CGGGTGGCAATGAAACATGGCCTCATATTGGTAGACACCAAGTATGAATTTGGAATAGCACCTGATGGTACTGTGCTTTTGGTTGATGAG GTGCATACACCAGACTCGAGTAGATATTGGATTGGTCATTCTTATCAAGAACGCTTTTGGAATGGCCTTGAACCAGAAAATGTTGACAAG GAGTTCTTGAGGCTATGGTTCAATGATCATTGCAACCCATATAAAGATGAG GTCTTGCCTGATGCTCCAGAAGAACTGGTTTCTGAATTAGCTTGGCG ATATATATTCTTGTTTGAGACAATAACAAATTCAAGTTTTGAAATACCTACAACAAAG GAGCCAATACATGATAGAATCACCCAAAATGTTTCACAGGCGCTGAAGTCTCTCTTATAG
- the LOC113748999 gene encoding chaperone protein dnaJ 1, mitochondrial isoform X2: MGRWKPLGSSAHSILKNFWFRSSNFLECSAGKRPLQVAFPALDHRRYLCSCRILLYPADFVPKGLLLSKRFIHATGPSNSTERDYYEILGVSRNATKEEIKKAFHALAKKYHPDANKKNPSAKRKFQEIRDAYEILQDPEKRAQYDRISEYGRTGEDVNYSSGDADGFRFTYGTQFSDSFYDVFAEIFKDQAKFHTKDIQVELSLSFSEAAKGCTKHLSFDADVPCDACNGHGYPPNAKRKICHNCQGSGMQTFLRFTETCSMCKGSGVIFKEFCRACQGSGAVEGVKHVKVSIPAGVDTGDTIHVENAGNAGRHGLEPGSLFIKLKVTEDPLFARDGADIYVDSNISFTQAILGGNVEVPTLSGKTKVQIPKGVQPGQLLRLRGKGLPKSGFFVDHGDQYVRFRVNFPVVLNERQRAILEEFANEEISSEHNTSGEGSWLYQQLSTG, encoded by the exons ATGGGCAGATGGAAGCCGCTTGGTTCGTCAGCAcattcaattttgaagaatttttgg TTTCGGAGTTCAAATTTTCTAGAATGTTCAGCTGGAAAGAGGCCATTGCAAGTGGCATTTCCGGCCTTGGATCACCGCCGAT ATTTGTGCAGTTGCAGGATTTTATTGTACCCTGCTGATTTTGTTCCTAAAGGGCTATTATTGTCCAAGCGCTTCATTCATGCCACAG GACCTTCCAATTCCACGGAAAGAGATTACTATGAAATTCTTGGGGTCTCTAGAAATGCCACCAAAGAGGAGATTAAGAAGGCTTTTCATGCT CTTGCGAAGAAGTACCATCCAGATGCGAATAAGAAAAATCCTTCTGCAAAGAGGAAATTTCAAGAGATAAGAGATGCTTATGAG ATTTTACAAGATCCAGAAAAGAGAGCCCAATATGACAGG ATCAGTGAATATGGCAGGACTGGAGAAGATGTGAACTATTCTTCTGGGGATGCGGATGGGTTTAGATTTACCTATGGAACTCAATTTTCTGATTCATTTTATGATGTTTTTGCTGAG ATATTCAAAGATCAAGCAAAATTTCATACCAAGGATATCCAG GTGGAGCTTTCACTCTCTTTTTCTGAAGCTGCTAAAGGATGCACCAAGCATTTATCTTTTGATGCGGATGTCCCCTGTGATGCTTGCA ATGGGCATGGCTATCCACCAAATGCAAAGCGAAAAATTTGCCATAATTGTCAAGGCAGTGGGATG CAAACATTTCTTCGCTTCACTGAAACGTGCAGTATGTGTAAAGGATCTGGTGTAATATTTAAG GAATTTTGCAGGGCATGCCAAGGATCAGGTGCAGTTGAAGGAGTGAAGCATGTTAAAGTGTCAATTCCGGCAG GTGTGGACACTGGGGATACAATTCATGTTGAAAATGCTGGCAATGCTGGCAGACATGGACTCGAACCAGGCAGCCTGTTCATAAAGCTTAAG GTCACTGAAGATCCTCTTTTTGCCAGAGATGGGGCTGATATATATGTAGATAGTAATATAAGCTTTACACAA GCTATCCTTGGTGGAAATGTGGAAGTGCCAACTCTGTCTGGGAAGACGAAAGTGCAA ATTCCCAAGGGTGTTCAACCTGGGCAGCTTCTGAGACTAAGAGGCAAAG GGTTGCCAAAGAGTGGCTTTTTTGTAGATCATGGGGATCAGTACGTACGGTTTCGCGTAAACTTTCCAGT AGTCTTAAATGAACGACAACGTGCAATACTAGAAGAATTTGCCAATGAGGAAATTTCCAGTGAGCATAACACGTCTGGTGAAGGAAGTTG GCTTTACCAGCAGCTGTCTACTGGTTGA
- the LOC113749085 gene encoding glutathione transferase GST 23-like: MAGEGVKLLGYWASPYALRVRSALKLKAIEYEYQEEDLENKSPLLLQGNPVYKKVPVLLHNGKSISESLVILEYIDEVWKHNPLLPEDPYERVRSRFWAKFVDEKCVPALVGIITKVGEELEKSAREARELLKTLESGLDGKRCFGGTKIGFADVAIAWVAYWVRMEQEAFKIQLIDQENMPLLAAWIDYVLEDPVMKEFMPPYDKLVKHTRGLREKLTAVVSN; this comes from the exons ATGGCAGGAGAGGGTGTGAAGTTGCTGGGATATTGGGCAAGCCCTTATGCACTCAGGGTTAGGTCGGCATTGAAACTCAAAGCCATTGAATATGAGTACCAAGAAGAAGATCTTGAAAACAAGAGCCCCCTGCTCTTGCAGGGTAATCCTGTTTATAAGAAGGTTCCAGTTCTGCTGCACAACGGGAAATCAATATCAGAATCCCtcgtaatactcgagtatatcgatgAAGTTTGGAAGCATAATCCACTCCTCCCTGAAGATCCTTATGAAAGGGTTAGATCGCGCTTTTGGGCCAAATTTGTTGATGAGAAG TGTGTGCCTGCACTGGTAGGAATAATTACCAAAGTCGGGGAGGAGCTGGAAAAGAGTGCAAGAGAAGCTCGTGAACTTCTGAAGACCCTAGAAAGTGGACTGGATGGGAAACGCTGTTTTGGAGGCACGAAGATAGGTTTTGCAGATGTTGCTATTGCCTGGGTTGCATACTGGGTTAGAATGGAGCAGGAAGCTTTTAAGATACAACTCATTGATCAGGAAAATATGCCTTTGCTCGCTGCATGGATTGATTACGTCCTTGAAGATCCAGTCATGAAAGAATTTATGCCACCTTACGACAAACTGGTCAAGCACACGAGAGGTTTGCGTGAGAAGTTGACAGCAGTTGTGTCAAATTGA